In Clostridium sp. SY8519, one genomic interval encodes:
- a CDS encoding C40 family peptidase, with the protein MKKKRILAFALAAAMVITGSQAVFAAPSSAKLKAANEQVSSLKSKTSSIQSQLNGLDKDLSDVLVNISIIEKDLAAKKAEIAQTKADLAKAQKDEQDQYNAMKKRIRYLYENGQTSYLTTFLEAKNFGDALNKVSYASQVYSSDREMLTEYQAAVKKVNTLLKKVEEEEAELEETQDSYNHEKATLKTTIKKKKSQLSGFNSQLAKAKTLAAKYAEAVQEEEAAERAAAQKAAARKAAAQKAAKASASRSSSSSSSNSGSSGSSSSRSSSSSSDRENVSSGGSSGSSSDSENISSGGSSSSSSRSGSAVVSYGAQFVGNRYVWGGSSLTNGADCSGFVMAVYAHFGVSLPHSSSALRGVGRGVSQSDMQPGDIVCYAGHVGIYAGGGQLLNASNSAPYPRGGIKYTNVHYRTILAVRRIF; encoded by the coding sequence ATGAAGAAGAAAAGAATTCTTGCTTTCGCACTTGCAGCAGCCATGGTGATTACAGGATCCCAGGCAGTATTTGCGGCGCCGAGCAGCGCAAAGCTCAAGGCAGCGAATGAACAGGTATCCAGCCTGAAGTCCAAGACATCCTCGATTCAGTCACAGCTGAACGGACTGGACAAGGACCTTTCCGATGTGCTGGTCAATATCAGCATTATTGAGAAGGATCTTGCTGCCAAGAAAGCAGAGATTGCCCAGACGAAGGCAGATCTTGCCAAGGCGCAGAAGGACGAGCAGGATCAGTATAACGCAATGAAAAAGAGAATCCGCTATCTGTATGAGAACGGACAGACTTCTTATCTGACCACTTTCCTGGAGGCAAAGAATTTCGGTGACGCATTAAATAAAGTATCCTATGCGTCCCAGGTATACAGCAGTGACCGGGAGATGCTTACCGAGTACCAGGCTGCGGTAAAGAAGGTAAATACACTTCTGAAGAAAGTGGAAGAAGAAGAGGCCGAACTGGAAGAAACCCAGGATTCTTACAATCATGAGAAGGCCACTTTAAAAACTACGATTAAAAAGAAAAAGTCCCAGTTATCCGGATTTAATTCCCAGCTTGCGAAAGCAAAGACACTCGCAGCGAAGTATGCGGAAGCAGTTCAGGAGGAAGAGGCCGCAGAGCGGGCAGCAGCACAGAAAGCCGCAGCACGGAAGGCTGCAGCGCAGAAAGCCGCAAAGGCATCCGCTTCCAGATCCAGTTCCTCGAGTTCTTCGAACTCCGGTTCCTCCGGCTCCAGCTCTTCGAGATCTTCCAGCTCCAGTTCCGACCGTGAAAATGTTTCTTCCGGCGGATCTTCCGGATCCAGTTCTGACAGCGAGAACATTTCCTCCGGCGGCTCCTCCAGCTCATCCAGCAGGAGCGGAAGCGCGGTTGTAAGCTACGGCGCACAGTTTGTGGGCAACAGATACGTATGGGGCGGCAGCAGCCTGACCAACGGCGCGGATTGTTCCGGTTTCGTCATGGCAGTATACGCACACTTTGGCGTATCCCTTCCCCATTCCTCCAGCGCGCTGCGTGGCGTGGGCCGCGGAGTATCCCAGTCCGATATGCAGCCGGGCGATATTGTATGCTATGCCGGTCATGTGGGAATTTACGCCGGCGGCGGTCAGCTGCTGAACGCAAGCAACTCCGCTCCGTATCCGAGAGGCGGCATCAAATATACAAACGTACATTACAGAACGATTCTTGCAGTGAGAAGAATTTTCTAA
- a CDS encoding lysophospholipid acyltransferase family protein has translation MLRTICGVAAALIFLIFWIPVLGIEYLISRKNKEKADLQCLHMVQWILRVIYRICGVKLTVKGREHIPQDQAVLYVCNHQSYFDIIIGYTLVPSRTGYIAKDDLARVPILRTWMKRLYCLFLNRDNPRESLKTIKTATEQIRQGISMCIFPEGTRGDGITLQPFKEGSLKMAERTGCPVIPMAISNTSAILKDHMPFVKPVHVIVEYGEPIDPTLLSREEKHHMGHMAQERIQAMLDRNRSEL, from the coding sequence ATGTTACGTACGATTTGCGGCGTTGCCGCTGCGCTGATCTTTCTGATTTTCTGGATACCCGTACTGGGCATCGAATATCTGATCAGCAGAAAGAACAAAGAAAAGGCAGACCTGCAGTGTCTGCACATGGTTCAGTGGATTCTGCGGGTGATTTACAGAATCTGCGGCGTGAAGCTGACGGTCAAAGGCAGGGAGCACATTCCCCAGGACCAGGCAGTACTTTATGTCTGCAATCACCAGAGCTATTTTGACATTATCATCGGCTATACCCTGGTTCCCTCACGGACCGGCTATATCGCCAAAGATGACCTGGCGCGGGTACCCATTCTCCGCACCTGGATGAAACGGCTCTACTGTCTGTTTCTGAACCGGGATAACCCCCGGGAAAGCCTGAAAACCATCAAAACCGCCACGGAGCAGATCCGGCAGGGCATCTCCATGTGTATCTTTCCGGAAGGGACCCGTGGGGACGGAATCACGCTGCAGCCTTTTAAAGAAGGCAGTCTGAAGATGGCCGAACGCACCGGCTGTCCGGTCATTCCCATGGCCATCAGCAACACCTCCGCCATTCTCAAAGATCACATGCCTTTCGTAAAGCCGGTACACGTGATCGTGGAATACGGCGAACCCATTGATCCGACCCTGCTGTCCCGGGAGGAAAAACATCATATGGGACACATGGCCCAGGAACGGATCCAGGCCATGCTTGACCGCAACCGTTCCGAACTGTAA